The Triticum aestivum cultivar Chinese Spring chromosome 6D, IWGSC CS RefSeq v2.1, whole genome shotgun sequence genomic sequence GACCAGAGTTGACTAGTAACAGTATACTGATGTGAACGGCTGTTCTGATGCCTGTGCCTGTGTGTGTTGCCAGCTTGAATCTCACGGTGAACTTCTTCTCCACCAAGAATACCAAGTTCACCGCGGGCTGCCCGCCCCTCCCCTGCCACATGAAGACTGTCGTTAGCCCGATGGAGGATCTCCCGTGCTACGTCGAGGGCCTTTCGTCCGAGGACGATATTATGGAGCCTAGAGAGGATGAAGAAGAACCATATGCGGCTGTTGGCGGCGACGCTTCTGATCATGGTTTGCAGACACTGGATTTGGAAACCGGAATTGTAGGCGGTGAATCAGACACTGATGAGTTTTTTGCTCCAATGGATCGGAGTGAGGTCTTTGCATCAAGAATTTCAGAATCCTCTGCAGCCCAACCAGTGGAAGAAGAAACCAGAATTGTTGACTGTGATATTGAATATACCATTGATGACTTCGGTGAATCAGACACTGATGAGTTTTTTGCTCCGATGGAACGGAGTGAGGTCTGTGGATCAAGAATTTCAGAATCCTCTGCGGCCCAGCCAGTGGAAGAAGAAACCAGAATTGCTGACTCTGATGTTGAATATCCCACTGATGACTTCGGTTACATGGAATGGGGCGGAATTCACGAGACATCAGAATTGCACGTGTCTAGAACACCACCTCGATGTTCCTCGAGCTCGTGCAGCGATGATGTTGCTGGAAGATCAGTAAACTGTGTGACAGGGGAAGCATCTCAAGTGTTGAAGGCAGGTTCAGACGATGGTAATCTTTTCTTCCATGAAATTGATGTGGTAGACTTGGTTACACCAGTCGCCCGGTTTGCTAGAGATTGCAGCAAAGTGGCCAGCATTTGCCCCAAGATTATTGATCTGACAAATTCCCCTATTGTCATTGAGTTGTAATGCTTTGCTGGACTGATCAGGTACAAAATCTTGTTGTAGTAAAATGGTATCACAAAATAACAGCCCAGAGATGAGACAGGCGTATACAGTAGGCAGATTTGTACAAGACTGGGTGTTGAGACTCGCAGTACTCTTTTCTTGAGACAGAATtgttcacacacacaaaaaaagaacAAGTATTCTTGTTGTTTTATCAGAAATAATTTATTGGGGTTCTACTAATATCTATCAAAATATGTCATTGTTTAGCTGCTCATTATCTTGGTTGGATTGTAATGCAATCATTATTTTCTTTAACTGTGTTGAGGTTCTGAGACTGGGCTGTAATTTTTTGACACCACATTATGCTTTCCGTGGGTTTTCATGGAACGTTTGAAGCACCAACAGTAAGGATGGTAGTTTTACTGTTGGTACCCGGTCTTACAAGAGTGGCTATTGGAGGCACTTTGCAGACTGGCAATAACCTCTAATAAATAGAGAAAAGTCATCCACTCCAGCAGAAGACCCATTTTGTTATGACATATGGGACCCGGCAGTCACCAATCTTAATGGTTCTCGGAACAAACTGCAGCGTTAGTGTTCAATCTTATTTCTGTGTTTCTAAATTGGAGACTTAGCTAGTTGATAAGAAGCTAATGTGTATTGTAATCACTGGAATTCTGTAAAATCTCATGTATGCATTAGATACTTGTTCTGCAATCTGCATACACACCCAATCCTTCGAATGGAAGTACAAAAAAAAACCCGGAGAAAACTCACCTCACGTGTATTTGGCACACCAATGCTAATAAGCTTACAACGGTTTGTAATAGAATCAAGAAGATGGGGCCCATCTTGGCAAGTCATTATTATCTTGCATGAATCAGAGGAGGAATCGATTATCCATTTTATCAAACGCTGATTATTCTCACTAACTTTGTCAACATCATAGAGAACAATAACTGGAATCGATAAATAAGCGTGTTAGGAAGTTTTCAAAAGAAATGAGAATTAAAAAAACAGCACTGCACAGGATGATACCTTTGAAGTTCTTTGTTGCAGATATCTCAGTGATTTTATGCTTACTTGACATTTCATTTGCCAGAGCTGTCAAAGCATATCTGGCATTCTTGGATTGAGACCTCATATTGAGTTCGACATGGTGATCACTTGATGACAATGGGACAAAAATGGGGGCAGATGCAGGTCCCTGCCAAAATCAGGGGAACCCATCCTCACTTAAAATTCCTATAACATAATTACCTTATGTGGTGTTCttttaatatactccctccgttccaaaataagtgtcgtgaaACCACGACATTTGTTTTGGAACGGAGGTAATATTATGGAAAACCTTTTCTTGCGAACTGAGGGCATCAATGTGTATAATAATTAGATGTAGTGCCACATGGTAAGCAGTATGCACGCATTTAAATGTTGACTGTTGAGCAATGAAGAATTTATGTTTTTATTCCACTCCAAAAGTTGTTGGGATGAAATGATGGTTCAAATTTCAATTGTCTCAGAGAAAACAAATATGCTAACCTGGTATGGGAGATGAATTAGAAAAGAGACTGCAAACATCAACATTACAGAAATTACCTAATTTCTTTTAAAATGCTGAACAACACAAGACATGAACCACAAACTAGATCTCTATGGACTTACAGATGCACTTTGACACGAAATTACATATAAAGTTAACAATTTACAAAGTTCATTTGAGAAGTAATATTATTTTGGCTCAATACTTGCAGTGGTCCTTGTGAATTGTTTCCCTATCCTTTAGCTACAACGATGAGCTAGCAAGCAAGACTGCATGAACCTAAGTAAAGCAATTTCGTCTTCCTTCAATGATACAATTAAACTTTTACATTGTCTTCAAACAAGAAGGCCATGATTTTATGCAAACTACAGCATACAATTGTTGCAATTGGCAGGAATGTTGCATCAGCATCAAAATGAGCTCAAGTTAAGGGATGTCCAAATACCCTAAAGTGCATAAAACAACTATATAACATCTACTTGTCCATGACAGGACTAACCTGGGCATTGCAACTCTTCAAATAGTGAGATACCTGGAAAAGGAACAACAAATAGTTAATGCGGTCTATAATGTGTAGTATATAAATATGGCTTATTGCAGTGTTTAAAGTTGTACATTCAGAGAGGAATCACCAAAGATCTCAGTGAGTACTGCTCTGCATAATGATCTCTTTCCTGATCCTGGAGGCCCTTTGAGAATGATATGAGGGCAAAACTCAGGCGAGATCTGTCAAGAACGGGAACTCACATTTAGAAGTCTAGATAGCTAACATTGAGCTACTGGAACAATTATCTATAGATTTTAGCGTAGCCATGCAATTGCCAAGCAAATTTATACAAATTAGCTATTTTTGGATTTAATGTAACTGGCCGGTAGAATGAATTAAGATTAACTGGAGTCTTTTGgctcaattttttttttttgaaccatAACATAAGTACTCCGGTTGAGAAATTAACCAAGTGAGTTCTTGTTTAATGACAAAGTTACATTGAGATTTAGAAATTATGCTTAATAAAACTTGTGTAGTTAGGAAAGAGCTTGAAGTTGTTACCAATTGTTTAAGCTGTTGAACTTGCTCCCTGTGACAAGTAAATCCATTCAAAGTCCGTGGACGATATTTATCAGCCCAGAAAAGTCTAATCTTCTCCACAACAAGTGCCTTCCGAATAAAAGTTGATTCAGAATCATCATTTGTTTTGTGGTTTGTCGGTTCTGGTTTACGACATGACTTTCCAATCACACATGGAAACCAAGCATCATTTTGGGTCTTCTGCCTGCTAGAGGTGAATTTCATGACGCCTCCAACTAGTTTCCCAGTGAAATCACTGAACTTTCCACTGTCCCCACTAAACCGGTCACTGTTTAACCGCCTACTCAAAGTGGTGCCACTGCTAACTTGGGAGTGCCGACCATTAGCATAGATGGTGTTTGTAGTTCGTGAAAAACCAGTCCTGACTGAAACAAACTGTGATGTCCGGCCCAAATTATTGCTATTTGCTTGAGTAACATCAGCATCATCGACGTTTGAATCAGAGGTGAAGGATTTGTCAATACTGTTATTCTTTACTAATGTTTTCGCAAGCGGGGCCCTACAGTCACGGGAGAAGAAAATGTCACCTGCAGACTCTGTGCTTGTACATGTATACTCATTATGTTTGGAACTAGGCCCCTTGCTATTTGCAACTAACTCATTGATCTCTGGGGAACAATTTTCTGCATGTGAAGCACCTTTCATAACATCAATTGAGTCTCTTTCTACCTGTGTTGAGACAGGAGTGCCACGGAATGCAGGAACTCTAGAAGGATGCTCCTTCTCATGAGGTCGTAGCTTCGGTGTAGAAATTGACCGGCTACGGGATATCCTCTCCTTGATCGACGATCGACTAAATTTTTCCATAGAAGGCCGAAATCTGGGAGGTGTCCGGCTGCTCTTCTTGCGTGATTCATTGTTTCCACCAGCATATGGGGAAGTATGGCGTCTCTGTTCGGTGACCCTGGGAGGAGTACGATTATTCCTCAAGCTTGAAGTTTTCTCATCAGGATAATCTCTTACACGGTTCGGAGATGTATTTTGCCTTCTAGTACCAACTTGGGGGTCCCTAGCAGGATCTTTAGGCAACCGAGTCCGCTGTGATTTCAATATTGCGTCATTCCAAGGGCTATCATGCCACTCAGTTTCTGTATCTGAAGGTTCATAGCCACTTTTGGGGCGTGTTGACTGCCTATTGTGCCCTGCATTGCTATCTGCAGCTAGCATACTTGATCACACAAATCTAAGTTCCTGCGGTTCAGAAAAATTGCATTACTGTGAGATCAACAAAAAATTACTAGACCCTTTCTTAAATTGCTAACGACCAAGATTAATTATGGCCTAGCTTGAACTTCAAACAAATCCAAAGTAACTTTTGGCCTGTCTTCTACTGCATGATAATACCATAGCAGCAATTAGTTCACAATGCAAATATGCAACTACAATGGTGATAAGGCACTCTGCTAAATAATTTAGCTTGACAGCAATCCAGCATAACTTGTAGAAGACAAAAACATTAGAATGATAAGTAAAACAAAAACTTACTGTGTGGCGCAAAATGTAAATTCCGCTAACATAGTAACATGGACCCACTGTTATGTTAATTCAGACTCAAGAGACTAGTCAACTTTAGCAGTATTAGTTTGGTGTCCGCAGGTTTTACTCTCCCGTTGCTCTATCATGGAATTCTTGATGTATGGCAGTACTAAATTGCAATAGTTCACTTTTTTCATATGACACATCAAAGAAATTATATATTCTAGTGAATATCTGGATAGAAAACTATTTAAAAAAAGGGTAAGTCATCATGGCCTTTGTGTGAACAAGCTGAAAACCCTGGCTCCTAGATATGGAAAATACTTTTCCATACGTGACAGGCCCTAGTAGTGGCTGTCTCTGAAATTGCAAGCGATCGAAGGAAAAACAAGCAATTTGGTGGGGAATTTGCTGATTGATTCACTCAGATCCGAAACAAGATAGCTAGGGTTTTCGCCAGCCGGAACACGGCGGCTACAAGGGCCAAGCCCAGAATAATCCCGATCCCCTCTCCACAAGCTGGAGGGTGGTTTATAAAGCAGAATTCAGGGTAAAGTAGAAAGCGACATGTTCGACAGGTAAAAGACAGCGCGGTAACTTTTAAAAAGTAGGACGCGACGACTCTGGCCGTCCAGATGAAGATCGACGGCTGTGGTCACACTTTAACGGCGAAGCGGTAAGTTCTCCTCGCGACCGCCAGATCACAGATCGACGGTCATAGCTCCTCCAGGCAATAGCTGACGGTACTGTGGCTCATCCAATGAACTGCTACAGTTGGCGGGCCTGACAATACGATCCCGTAGCCGGTTCACTATCTTGTGATAAGAGAACAATTCAAGCATCCGGTGCAACAAAGCCAAACTAAAACTAGATCAACAAGTTCAGGTCGCAGCTGACATATGAAAAGTACTGCCCTGGAGAAACCTTTCCAGACACATCAACTCCTTGGAACACAGTTGGCGGGATTTGAAATATGGTATTGACCCAGGCCCTGTATTGACCAGGGTAGCAACGAAGTGTACTGCCAACAGTTGAAAGTAGGCTAACACAAGAAGGTTTAGGTTGGCACTGTCAGGCTTCGGATGCAACTATATCATCACCAAAAATTCATGCCGTACATGGTAATGTATATGCATACGTAACATCATTGATGGATTGGATTAGCGCATCTTAAGTCCATCTGTTCATGCCATCTGATTGAAGTATCAGAACTCAGGTATCTCGAATGAAATATCTGGTTGATACCTTTTGCACTAACCTCATGTTATCTCGTTCTTAAGAAGTTGCAATTTTCGAATAAACAAAACGTATAGTGCAAATTGACTCAAATGAATCGAAGACGAATCAGGGAAGTTGTTACCTGAAGGACCAAGGGCGATATGACTTTCTTTCAACATATACACAGTTTAAGGCCCAAAGGGAGGACAACAGCAGGAGTTATAGAGACAGATCAGAGGAGAAAGACAAGAAACACAGCTTTTCCTTGCTGTGTTGGAAATTCTTGTCCTTTTCTTCCACTCCACCTAGGAGAGAAGAAACCAAAGCACAAGAGAGGAAACAGACACTCTGCCCCATTCCCTAGGCTGCTTATACGAGAAACAATCATGTATTCCTATGAACACCAAACATATACCTAACTGGATCCAGAATATGTAGGACCCAACCACTATAGACTATTGTCATGATTCTTTGCTCACATTGTGCTGCTGAACTAACTATATTACTAAATACATAATGTGAAATACTTATAAATAATCCGTAGGATTCTAGAACaaacatggccacatgccaaaaaCTAACAGTGGTGCTTCACAAGATTAGCTGGAATAAACAGGAGAAAAAGCTAAGAGCCAGTTAATTAACAGACCGGACAGGAAAATAATAAGAACATCTGACGGCTTCATATATTTATTGAGCATACAGAACTCGATGCTTATTCATCACTCCCCACTTCTTTCAGAGAACAGAAAAGGGACCGGAACACATTAAAATGTGAGCACAAGAACTTGGAACACATTCATCATTCTCATCATCATTCAAAATGTCAATTGAAACAAAAGGTTGGTACTTATGAGCAACATACAGATCACCAACATTCTAAACTAGTGTATCCAAGTACTCGCTAACTGTGGTATACTTTACATCAGGATACAGTTGAGTTCCTTCACTTCTTGAGTCAATTTCAAAATACGTGTGATCACCCTTAACAAAAGCTGAATATATAAATATCAAATCCATTTTCAGAGGAAACGGTGCATctgcaaataaaaaaagagagagaataagACTTTACAAAAATAAATATAGAAAAACATTCACGTGTTATTCACAAACTACTTATAAACATAGGAGCAGAGTTATAATTCGTGGTGAGTCTGTATTCGCAATTATTCATGCCAAGGTTCAGAAAAATGAGAGGTCAGTGCTGGAACTTGTAGAGTAAGGCGAAAGATAAAGAAAAAGTATTAGCATCTAAACTTCTACTACCTCTGTTACtgctaaaatgtcttatatttagaaacagaggatgTATTAGATTGCAAGGGGTAACCACAGCTTATGTTTTTCTAACTGAAAGAACGAAACCACATCCTTCCATTTACAGACAACTGTACCAGAAAAGAGCATCAGAACCTTTCTCAAAGTTGGATTTGATTAAACCTGGTGTTTGAAAGGAATAACCCTGGCAGCAGAGCACATACAAAAGCAACAGAAATAATTCTACTAATATATCATGGAAACCTTTCACCAAGAGTACTGTTAGCTTACTCTGAATGTTTTTAAGGAGTTGCTCTTCAGTTATATGTATCTTTTTTAGGCATTTGTTGATTTTTGTCTCCCAGAGGCTAACCAATTCATTCAGTGAGTAGATATTTCCCAGAGGTCTCAGATACAATGTCATGTTTAATGTTCTGGGGTCCTCTATGGTACACACCGTAAATTTAGCCACATCGCCCTCTTCAACGAAGATACCTGCAGAGACAAAATCTTCCTTGAGGGAAAAAAACAGAACATGGAAGAAACATTTTACATTCCAGGTATCAGACAGCAGATTAGAGAGAAGTAATATCACCAGACCTTTAGTATCTCCTCCACCAAATATCGTAACTTCATCTCTTGGAGGGGCATCTAAACCCGGCTGCACTAGCGAAGGAAGCAAATAGCGCATCAGGAAGTTGCAGTAGATGTACGTGTGAGGAATATCCTCGCTCTCTATTAAACGGCGGATTTCAGCTTTCTTCTCATAGAAGCCATGGTCCATGTCACAAATCTGCACCTTTGTGTGATCAACTCCAAATTCCGCCGGAATAAATCTCTGCATGAATTCACTGCAACATCAGAAGCAATGCTTTGCATTTTCTCCGCAATTCCTTCATAATAATAAAATTGCGATGTAAAATCTTAGATTGCTAAAGGACGGAGATATTGAAAATTGCATTTGTTTAGGACGGAGATATCTGTCACCTTTTTGGTTGTGTCTCCTTGTGTGGTGTAGAGCTTTTATTCCAGATTTTTCCAAGTAATAAAGTTAAGCCTAATGAGCACGTTGTCCTATGTCATTCCCCTCCATTTCACATTTACTATGTCATTTCTACTAATGCAGGTGCTACCCCACTAATTAGACTAGCTAAATACCCGTGCTTTGCTACAGGATGAAACAATATTTGAAGAGTGGTGGCGTGTGACCGATTGTCCTCAGCCACGGTGGCTTTGACTGGGTTGTGACAATGTCGGTGGCTAATTATTCTAGGTGCATGTGAAGCGGTAGATTATGGGCTGTTCTGGAAATAATCTCTACTATTAGGGAAAATATGGTTAGAAAAACTCCCTACTACTACTAATTATCTGCAGGCCTATAACTGTATGACTAATaattaattaattgcattaatgtctCTACTATTAATACTCACCTTTACGCGTAATTAATTGGCTAGCTAATTAATTGCACCGATGGCTTGATTTCAAATTGATACTACTCTTTAATTAACAGCGCTAGGTTTCCAAATTGTTTTTGCATTAATGACTGCGTGCGAAACAACAATGTGCCAACTACTCTTTAATTAAACCCCACTAATCAGATATGCATACGCCTGATCCAGTTGAACTGGAGACCTCACCTTCACGCACCCAGCTTCCTTTATAGCCCGAATCAGAGGCTTCTGCTCGAGCGCATGCTTCGTGGGCACCGCGCAGATGACCACGTCCACCTGCCGCACGGCTTCCAGCAAGCTCCAGTAATCGTCCAGCGACCCCTGAGCCACACGGACGGAATTGGCACGTCAGTCAGGTGGAATGGAGATTTCGGCACAGGAAGCGGCAGTAAGCACTCGGAATCACGGGCGTTTACCTTGAGGATGGTGGCGCCGGCCGCGGCGAGCGGCTTGAGAGGGGCGGAGTCGGGGAGAGCGAAGTAGTGCGGGCGAATGAGCGCGAAGGTggggtggccggcggcgaggcTCGCGCGCACGAGGCTTCCCCCGAGGCGGCCGGTGGCGCCGACCACCAGGACCCTGCTCCTCGCCGCCTCCTCTGACATCGCCGCCGATCGACGAGCCGAGCCGAAGGATGGGGGAAGAAACAAGGAAATGTGCGCTGGAATCAACAGGCGCCGTTGATTGGCGTGCTTGTTTAGTGCCAGTTCATTTGGTGGCTTTTTTCGGCGGCTCGTAGAATAAGCTATCCCTGCCCAGTTTATCCTAGAAGTTCAATCAATTTTTTTGACTGTTTATTTGACATTTGACTGTTTTTCAATTCGAAAACAGTCAAATTTTCTGACCAATCAACACAGTACACCTTTATTAGCAGTAAAATCACTAAACGGGTCGGGTAAACATCCCATCCGGTTTGTCCTGAACAAACAAACCCCCCTCCTGATTCAGGGACCACACAGCAAAAACAGTCGAACACCAACTCCCTCATCCATCATCTCTCTTCACCTCTTGCAAGAACAAAAAACTGAAGGAGTTTCCTGCATGTACAAAATAGATAGATCAACATCAGAAAACATCCCAGAAAAATCCATAGTGTAAAAAACCAGAAAATTACAGTGTAAACCCCCTATGTAACTAGTCTTTCCTAACAGTTTACACTGTAAATTCCCCATAAATTCCAGTGTAAGCATGTAGACAAACGATGCTATTACATTGTAAGTACACAAATAATTACAGTGTAAATCATAGACATCAGAAAAGATGAACATCAGAAATTACAGTGTCAATTTCCAGTGTAAGTCCTAGAAATTACAGTGTAAATCCCCATGTAAACTAGTTAATTTCCAGTGTAAATCCTAGAATTTTACAGTGTAAATCCCCATATAAACCCAGTCAATTTCCAGTGTAAAACCCAGAAAATTACAGTGTAATCCCCATGTGAACTAGTCAAAACTTCCAGTGTAAAATCCCAGAAATTACAGTGTAAATCCCCATGTGAACTAGTCAAAAATTCCAGTGTAAAATCCCAGAAAATTACAGTGTAAATCCCCATGTAAACTAGTCAAAATTCCAATGTAAATCCCAGAAAATTAGCGTGTAAATCCCCATGTAAACTAGTCTTGCACCTAGAAAATTCCAGTGTAAAATTCCCATAAATTCCAAAGTAAAGAAATGATGGAATTACATTGAAAAGTATACACTGTAAAATCCCCATAAATTCCAGTGTAAGCATGTAGACAAAAGATGTAGTTACAGTGTACATCATAGACATCATAAAAATTCCCCATGTAAATCCAGTGTAAA encodes the following:
- the LOC123145215 gene encoding uncharacterized protein; its protein translation is MLAADSNAGHNRQSTRPKSGYEPSDTETEWHDSPWNDAILKSQRTRLPKDPARDPQVGTRRQNTSPNRVRDYPDEKTSSLRNNRTPPRVTEQRRHTSPYAGGNNESRKKSSRTPPRFRPSMEKFSRSSIKERISRSRSISTPKLRPHEKEHPSRVPAFRGTPVSTQVERDSIDVMKGASHAENCSPEINELVANSKGPSSKHNEYTCTSTESAGDIFFSRDCRAPLAKTLVKNNSIDKSFTSDSNVDDADVTQANSNNLGRTSQFVSVRTGFSRTTNTIYANGRHSQVSSGTTLSRRLNSDRFSGDSGKFSDFTGKLVGGVMKFTSSRQKTQNDAWFPCVIGKSCRKPEPTNHKTNDDSESTFIRKALVVEKIRLFWADKYRPRTLNGFTCHREQVQQLKQLISPEFCPHIILKGPPGSGKRSLCRAVLTEIFGDSSLNVSHYLKSCNAQGPASAPIFVPLSSSDHHVELNMRSQSKNARYALTALANEMSSKHKITEISATKNFKVIVLYDVDKVSENNQRLIKWIIDSSSDSCKIIMTCQDGPHLLDSITNRCKLISIGVPNTREVVEVLNHISKRESFDLPASLAYTIATRSAHNLREAILALEACRANNYPFVDGQAIPLGWDGVLEELAAEILEDPSPKRLFLVRGKLQKLLVESVPPKLVLQKLVELFLKGIHANIKRDVYYWHAYYDKRLPAGASALLKLEEFIAKFMSIHRKSLAADS
- the LOC123145218 gene encoding probable pinoresinol-lariciresinol reductase 3 isoform X2, giving the protein MSEEAARSRVLVVGATGRLGGSLVRASLAAGHPTFALIRPHYFALPDSAPLKPLAAAGATILKGSLDDYWSLLEAVRQVDVVICAVPTKHALEQKPLIRAIKEAGCVKRFIPAEFGVDHTKVQICDMDHGFYEKKAEIRRLIESEDIPHTYIYCNFLMRYLLPSLVQPGLDAPPRDEVTIFGGGDTKGIFVEEGDVAKFTVCTIEDPRTLNMTLYLRPLGNIYSLNELVSLWETKINKCLKKIHITEEQLLKNIQSKLTVLLVKGFHDILVELFLLLLYVLCCQGYSFQTPGLIKSNFEKGSDALFWYSCL
- the LOC123145218 gene encoding probable pinoresinol-lariciresinol reductase 3 isoform X1 is translated as MSEEAARSRVLVVGATGRLGGSLVRASLAAGHPTFALIRPHYFALPDSAPLKPLAAAGATILKGSLDDYWSLLEAVRQVDVVICAVPTKHALEQKPLIRAIKEAGCVKRFIPAEFGVDHTKVQICDMDHGFYEKKAEIRRLIESEDIPHTYIYCNFLMRYLLPSLVQPGLDAPPRDEVTIFGGGDTKGLVILLLSNLLSDTWNVKCFFHVLFFSLKEDFVSAGIFVEEGDVAKFTVCTIEDPRTLNMTLYLRPLGNIYSLNELVSLWETKINKCLKKIHITEEQLLKNIQNAPFPLKMDLIFIYSAFVKGDHTYFEIDSRSEGTQLYPDVKYTTVSEYLDTLV
- the LOC123145216 gene encoding uncharacterized protein, with product MGRARRGTAAKGTRRPRPAAKAAAVAGDGHEETKDGPEKAAGGGGGFFCCYLLRSLCPRSKSRTYIGFTVNPRRRIRQHNGELRCGAWRTKSGRPWEMMLCIYGFPTNVAALQFEWAWQHPTESLAVRKAAAEFKSLGGIGNKVKLAYTMLNLPSWENLNLTVNFFSTKNTKFTAGCPPLPCHMKTVVSPMEDLPCYVEGLSSEDDIMEPREDEEEPYAAVGGDASDHGLQTLDLETGIVGGESDTDEFFAPMDRSEVFASRISESSAAQPVEEETRIVDCDIEYTIDDFGESDTDEFFAPMERSEVCGSRISESSAAQPVEEETRIADSDVEYPTDDFGYMEWGGIHETSELHVSRTPPRCSSSSCSDDVAGRSVNCVTGEASQVLKAGSDDGNLFFHEIDVVDLVTPVARFARDCSKVASICPKIIDLTNSPIVIEL
- the LOC123145218 gene encoding probable pinoresinol-lariciresinol reductase 3 isoform X3, giving the protein MSEEAARSRVLVVGATGRLGGSLVRASLAAGHPTFALIRPHYFALPDSAPLKPLAAAGATILKGSLDDYWSLLEAVRQVDVVICAVPTKHALEQKPLIRAIKEAGCVKRFIPAEFGVDHTKVQICDMDHGFYEKKAEIRRLIESEDIPHTYIYCNFLMRYLLPSLVQPGLDAPPRDEVTIFGGGDTKGIFVEEGDVAKFTVCTIEDPRTLNMTLYLRPLGNIYSLNELVSLWETKINKCLKKIHITEEQLLKNIQNAPFPLKMDLIFIYSAFVKGDHTYFEIDSRSEGTQLYPDVKYTTVSEYLDTLV